The Anopheles gambiae chromosome 2, idAnoGambNW_F1_1, whole genome shotgun sequence genomic sequence AGCACGCAAGAAGCCAAGATCTTTGAAGATACCGTGAGCTTGGAAAGTTTAGAAGGATGTGCGAGGGCGCAACATCCTATGAAGATTATCATGTGGTGCTTGTCGAAACTGAGGCAAATGGTTGAATTCAGAGGTATGTTTCATGATGCCGTAGAATGAGCAAGTTAATGCACACGAAAACAGAGGAAATTGATGGATTCGCCCAGGACAAGAAGAGATTACAGTGACGATTGATGAGGTGCTTCAAAACGTGTGCTCGATCTGCCGATGCGCGGAGAGCAAGTGCCACATGTACATCTATACattgtttttaaacatttaagcACGTCCATTTTAGCGCTACTGGTCCCTGTCGATGCGTATGCGTAGTGATGCTGCTAGCAACGTGATTAAGTTTGGTTAGATAGGGATAGGGATaaaaagagagtgagaaagagagacagagagcagAAGAGAGGTTTGGTGGTGGCACACAAAGGTGAACTGAAGATGAAAACTGAACAAgagcacacacattcacaggaAAGGGAAACTTCCCTCCCTATGCAAGTTTAGCAGCAAAAATGCTTCGCCACCCATGGGCACAGGGACAACGCTTCGAGAGGCGCGTGAACAAAATGAAGGGATGGAAAACGAATGGCAgctgcgcaaaaaaaaaatggtacacGTAACAGTGGGACGCCGAGGGAGAGATGGGAGGGAAGGAATGAACGCAAAAGGATGTTTATAAACAGGAGCCGCAGAAATagtaaacacaaacaaaagactatacacaaaaaaaacgaaagagatAAACGAATGAAACGTTTGATTCTACCTTAATATGATCAAGCAATTGTGTGGTAACGGTAGGATTAGtctgtggtgatggtgcaccTAGGTTTAATGACAGATTGAGCCCGGTGCCGTTGACCAGCAAACCGGTGGCCGCCGCATTCGGCAGCGGCCCGCTGATGGCGGAGTTGAGTGAGGCGGTGCTCGAGCTGAAATTGGGATTCTGTGAGGCGGCGAATGGCGAACCAGTGGGGTTGAAGTTGGCCACCGGTCCGTTGATGTCTGCGTATGATACGTTCAAGCAGGTGCCGGATGAGGGATCTTCGACGATCTTGGCCAGGATCATCTTGCATGCAATCCGGTTGTTCTCCTTCTCGCCGATGATCGTGATGCAGCGCTCCTGCAGCGTCAGGTCTTTCGGCTTCTGCGAGATCTGCACGTAGGAGCCGGACTCCTCCTTGATCTGTTTGATGTACGCACCGGCCTTACCGATGATCATGCCCGCGGTCGTGTTCGGCACCAGTATCTTGACCTGCTTGTCGCGCTCCTGGGCCTGCTTCGCGTCCGCCTCGGTGAGCGCTTTGGTAATGTCGGGCTTCTCGCGTATCTTGTCGGTGATAAAATCGAGCACGGCCAGGATGCCCTCGACCGTGCCGCTAATGAGACAGATACGCTCGGTGGTACCTTTTGGAGATGAAGAAAAGTGAGTACAAcatgagagagaaagaatagagagagagagaaggagaaagagagagagagagagagagagagagagagagagagagagaaaagttGATGAGCCTGAATGATGACAGAAGTACTTTTTACAAAATGGTTTGCCCTTTCCGTATCCTGTGTGGAATGCTAAATGTACTGAATTGTGAGAATGGGTAGAGTAGAGGGGACAGTTGGTGAAGGTGTGGAAGTGTTCCTATCAACCGCGTTCAATGTTTGGTGCCTGCTGTCGAACATGATCGTTGAGCATGATGACGAATCAAACCATTAGTTACACAGTATGACAGCATAGCAAAATGCACTAATACGTGACACTTTTCTTTCGTCTGTTGTTTTCAAATAATACCAATTTATCTCTAATTATTACAAAATTTTCACATTCACGAGCCGCACATTCAGCATTCAGCGCATTTACTTTTCGACGTCCTGAAAAAAGGTTTCTTGCGAAggggtcgtttttttttccttgtgCAACTTAACGATGCGTTGATGCGTGATAAAGTATTCAcatatatttgaaaacaatattCCATGAATTGGTTGCAGCGGTCGTGATAagtaaattgaataaaaacacatcaatAACACATTACTATTAACACCAAAATGCCAAATGACAAATGCGATAGGAAGGATAATGTAGCGGCTTTGCTCAACTTGAATGATGTGCGTATGCGGTTGTGGCAATGTGTCGGCGACGCGCAGAAACGCAAAAGAGTGTAAGTACAGTACACACATAGATTTAATGAATGAAATGgagcgaaaaacaaacattgaaataCACTGTTCAATGGGTTCGGCATGGTAGTACAAATATTATTACACGCTTCAATGTACAACAAAactggaaacaaaaaaaaactgtttggtAGCTACTAATTAACTGAATGTATCTATCAGAAACATTTCCTTACGACGTCATAGCATGTTATTCAATCGTATTTCCAATACGACAGCATTGCAAAACAACGGAGTAAGAATGAAAGCGCGGACAtagaagagaacaaaaaacacgaaaaggtCGGGAAAAAGTAAGCAGCAGTCGGTAACATAGAGAAAGAAAAGGTGCGAGAGGGTGTGAGAAGGGTAAAGATAGAAAAATAGGGCAGACAGCAGAaggcatgtgtgtttgtatgcgaTCGGAATACATACCGGGATAGAAGTCGTGCGCCTTGGACATCTTCACCCGGGCACCGGCATCCTTCTGTAGCGAGGCGATCGTTTCGCCGCCCTTGCCGATGATGGCACCGGCCGCGACCGACGGTACCAGCGTCTTGAAGTGATAGTTGTCTCCGCCGCCATTGGTAGCTGTGgtagtggtggcggtggtagtTCCCGTAGCTGCAAAGAAAGCAAGATGACATATAGATTACTAACGGTGTGTGCAATAGTGTAAGGTGAGGGGTACATCAAAGCAAGGAATGTTCACAACTGGTCAAGATATCAAGATGTTGAGACGCGCATTCGCTGTACTTCTGTATGTTTGAGTGAGCTCTGTTTCATTGTGGTAGCTTCAGCGTTGTCCATTCTCAAGGTAATGACGTTCGAACACAAGGCACAATAAGATGCAAACATTATGCCACAGACTCTTTGAagtttgtttcacttttttggtaaaaaaatgTTGAGCGCTCCGAAGAATGTTTTTACGCCAGATCTTTCCCCTTTCGCGTccaaagccccccccccccctgcgtATGGTAGGTGGTATAGACCCGATTGCTGTATACGTTTTACTTCCTTCTGCGAATGTCACGGTCGCCCCGATGACCTCAGCCCCAAAGGGGCAAACAGAACGGAATATGCAAATAATATACAGACGGGGAGAAACCTGTCGTACGTGTTCCGTCCTCTTACAGCAAGCTAGTAAGCCAACCCTACCACACACATCGGGAGTGTAGTTTGACATTACGCTTGGAGCAgacaaaaaaagccaaaccaaACATTACTTcaaactaaaacacacacatacagtgccCGACCCATGTTTTAAATCTCGCCAATTCCTACTGGGCCAATGGGGTGGGTGTGGGTTTGCGTCGAAGAACCGTCTAAGACATAAAAACCCACTCACCCCACAAAAACCCATCCCGCAAGGTGGAGAAGTGAGCAAAGAGTGCGTGTATTGGCAAAGATTGCGGAATTGCCAATTGCTCGATGCTACTCCGTAGAAGGGGAGTCGCTACGATAAAAAAGTACACAAAAAGGTTTCGCTGCACAACTCTTACCCACCACCGCTCAATGGCACAATCAGTTGACGGATGGTGAAGCAGTCGGTGGGTGTGTTTTGAACCATGGGCTACACGGTTTCACTTTCGCGACTCTTTTCACTTTCGTTTAGTGGGAAAGAGGGATGGCGAAGAGCGGCAGAGATACGAGATTTTTCATTGATTGATTGCCGTCACGGTGATTGATTTGGAAGATGTTAGCATTAAGTTAGCATCGTGCTGGAGCTTTAAGGAAGATGGTAGTATTGGTTTTCGTGAATTTACtgaaaatgaacaaacaatGTGCTACATTCTAGAACTGCACAATGCTCTGACTACCCCAGTGCATAAAACTCGCAGTTGCTCCAAATTACTTGAAAAGATTTTCATTGGCTACAAACGCACTGACCGAGGCAGAGGACGAAAAACAAGTACCATCAAACTTCTAGTTCATTTAAAAAACACTGTAGCAGATCGTGCTCTATCAACGAGTTGCTTTAATCTCCATGATTCACCACTCCAGCTCCACTTCCACTGCATGCAGGGCGAGAACATGGAGCGGAGGCTTTAGCGTTAGAGCTGCCTTTTCTCTTCCACTCCTGAACAGTGGGCTTTGTTGGATACTGCTGCTTTTACGCTTCATTTGGTCCTTTTCGCTATGTTATGTGTGTAGATGTTCTTGTATTCTGTTTTGGCACACTAGCACATGTTTCGGATTTTTATCCAAACTGCAAAATCCCAGTCACGGTGTGCTCACAGCACACTACTAGCGGGCAGGCAGGTCCTCATCATGGCTAGGAGGCAATAAAAGTTAATTGTGTTTTTCCCTAGTGGACGACCTGCTTTTTGCCGCTGTCCGTATGTGTCTGtcggtgtgtatgtttgtgttgcGAAGGAAGAACTCGGTAGAACATAAGCTGTATCCAGCACGTGCAACATTATCTAACACACTCTGGTTCAAACAATCAGGTTCCGGGTGAGacagatagcaaaaaaagaaaacccgaGCTCCACTAGCAACCCCACGGAAAACTGTTAATGTCACGTACGAAAACTAACATTATCCTTCCTTCCGGGGCGATTCAAGCAGCGAACTGTTTTGTTGGAGCATTGTGAACTCTCTACggatttttgcttttcatttgcGAACAAACGGTGGGTGCGCTGCACTGTGCACGTTTAGGATGAAGAGAGAAACTTTTTCCCGCACATTGTGTTGTAGGGCAGTGGTGCtttaaatgaataataatgaagTTTTCGGAACATGAAACAGATCCCCTGTCCGGAAAGTTTGGCTTGCATCTCGTCGGGAAAAGTTTAGATTCAATTTCTGCTTTCGTGTTCTTCAAAGCGAACTATGTATGCAAGTGtatctatttattttatagaTTCAGGATGatgatattttatatttatcagGTATTTTCTAATTTCAATACTAAATCCATTAAGTGCTAGATCCTCTCTCCCAAACGCCGCTATTTATTACACGTGCCTCATCATGCACCCGACGGGAAATTCAATATAATCAGCATAAATAAGGCAAAGCGAATGGAATAACGATACCATTAATCATGAAGTAATGGAGAATAACGAAAATACATCAACAGCAATCCACTGCACTCGGCTCTACCGGCACCCGCCCCCATCGCTAAGCACCATCTAGTAATGATTGTAATGACCATAATGCTTGCACCAACATCGCCCAGCCTGATGGAACGCGTACGGTGAAGCATACGATCGGAGGAAGAGGACGGAAAAAGGAAAGAGCACTAAATTACACCCTCCTGTTTCGTTGGGTGACACATCTAAGACCTCGGCTGGTGCTCGAGACCCAACTAATGATAGTTGCTTTTGATGTAccccttctctttctctctctctcaagcGATTGTCTGGCAATGTGAGAAGTTAGATGACGAGGTTGCGACAATCGACGTGCGGCCGGTTTCTCGGTCAGGGTCAGCACGATGACAAGAGCCACCGAGCAGGCCCAAGCCGTTCTAACCTACTAGCCTACTGTCTTGAAACTCGACCCGATGACTAGGTTCGATCGAACGGCCGTCGGTGTTGGCGCAGCTGAATTGAAGGTTGAAGTAAATTAAGTTAAAGCTGCTCAACGGCAACAAGAAAACAGTTCCTCTTTCAATGTGATGATGgggtatatttttttttttacttttattattattgcaatTGTGTGTTAATTGCTGTGTTACGTATAATTTGTGCAACTGATCGTATAAACAATCAAGCAATCGTTAGAAGCAAGGTTTATATAGCAAAAAGCACatcttgttcgtttttttttaaaataaatctaacgtttcaaccaccaccatcagcgaTGGTGCGACATTTTCAGATGCTCCCGCAACAAGTGTCAAAAAGAATCGAGCGTTGTTCTCGCAGTCCTTCGCAATCCGAACCCCAGATATTTCTTGGTGTCGGACTTTGATTCGATTCGATAATGAAAACGAACAAAGCGAACTGTTTGTTTCAAGCGCGTTCCGTATTTACATATATGTAATGGGGACAGCAATCGGGGGACGAGCAATACgagcagcgagagagagagagagagagagagagagagagagagagagggagagagagagagagagagagcagttTTGGGTAAAGGGCGAGCTTGAGCggtgttttttatttcttattcttCTATAGCACTACCTTGTTGCGACACTATTTTTAGTACCCAGCAGCCCGTCGGTCGGGTCGAGAAGGGCATCAGAAGAAGATGGGCAGTAAGATGGGTAGaccgcgggcgcgcgcgcgcgtgcgatTGTGACCGGTACTAATTGCGTTTGTTTTCTGATATTGCAGCCGTCGTCAGCATGAAGATGCGACGTGACCGAAACGACAACCGGCGCTACATTCCGCCCAAGGCAGCCGCCCAAAACCGGTCAACGAGTCCAAAACGAGCACGAAACAGAGGGCCCCAAAACCGAGCTACGAGGCGGGCAAGAATgaagcaaaagtaaaaaaaagctccttcTCGACGCtaataaaatttgaataataaaaaaacacccgtAGCCCTCCCCGAATCAAGTCCAAGGTCTCGGTGGATACGGTCGCGACCGTTGATTGCGTCAATGTTCGTTAGTTTGACGCGTGGAGAGCTCGGGAAGGGGAAGGGGGAAACTGCatggaacaacaaaaaacgtgaTTCGGCATGAGCACGGCCAATGCACATTGTCACTGGGCAAAAGTTGTGTTTGCCACGCTATCGTAGACGGTGGTGCTGCACTTTTCGGAACACCGGTAGAAGCCAGCGGAacagaatggaaaaaaaacccgccgAAAGCTTATCCGTCACGTGTACGTACGTACGATGACTGCTGGCCGTTTGCTTTTCAGTGGAAGGTACAAATGCAGCCTTGCAGCTAACGtccgattgggattgggatggATGCGTTTGTAAGCATTGGAGATGCTTCTGGTACTGGGAGGacgttttgttctgtttgtgcTCGTTACGGCGGAAGATGCCTGATGGATGCTTTATGACTACAACCTAAAAACATCTACAAAACTACAACCATTTGTTCAACAATAAGCAACAcaaagttttgcaaaaaaaccaattcaaaccaatttgtCAAACACTTAGACATTTAAATCAGTCCTACAATAAAGACGCTTCGCGTGAGGGATTTAATTGCAATTTACGTCATAATCTGGGTGAAGCAATAACATTGAAACCACATCGGTCAATTGCTTGCCTTAAACCGCTCTCATAAATCCACCCATTCTGTACAACTCCCAAACTCTCAACAGACGCTCTTCTGGCTTCTGTTTTACGCAATGGAACACTCAATAAACCGTGCCCAACCGTGGGTGCAATGTAAAATGCCATAAAAGTTATGAGcagataaaaaacacacataatcaTACCCCCAAGCAAGGTATGCGGTGCATGTTTTTTCCCTTACCCATTTGGATAAACATCACCAGCATCGATATTACCGGGGCTTGGGCGACAAACGATCGCTTGAAAACGGGGAGCAAAACGCGAGGAGAAAAAGTTTTTCGTGCCACCAGAAACGAATTGGAAACGGAGCGTTATCAAATGATGGCTTGAAACTGTTGATCTTCCGTTTCCGCATCAGCACACAGTGGGTGATGGTGAGTTGAAAAGCTCGACAGTAAAAATTACACACACTCCCTGTCCGCGGTTCGGAAGTTTTCCCAAAGTTCTACTGTGCCCGCCAAACCCCTTTCGCAATCGTTCGGCTGTGTCGTTGAGTGTTCCAGCGATGGTGATAAGCGATCGTGCCACAGGAAGGGAAGGGCGGATTCAATGTGAAGGGTAAAAAATAATGTAAGGTGAACACAGCATCAACGCTAAAGTACGCAATAAAATTCATTGCAAGAGTGATTGAGacagtgggagagagagagagagagagagagagagagagagaagtggAGAGATTATTATTCGGTGCCGGTGGTGAGCTCAACC encodes the following:
- the LOC1273071 gene encoding RNA-binding protein Pasilla isoform X14, coding for MWPYGYPPEHNESKAIDAHLLTMFLQPTGTTTATTTTATNGGGDNYHFKTLVPSVAAGAIIGKGGETIASLQKDAGARVKMSKAHDFYPGTTERICLISGTVEGILAVLDFITDKIREKPDITKALTEADAKQAQERDKQVKILVPNTTAGMIIGKAGAYIKQIKEESGSYVQISQKPKDLTLQERCITIIGEKENNRIACKMILAKIVEDPSSGTCLNVSYADINGPVANFNPTGSPFAASQNPNFSSSTASLNSAISGPLPNAAATGLLVNGTGLNLSLNLGAPSPQTNPTVTTQLLDHIKSAMRQSGYSDTATAEVHAALGVLAKYGVLGIGVGLQNGTHSTTLGYLGMPEMQQSSAAAAAAASAATGVYGAVGQLNLDSYLHGAGTATPRTTAIDRYDPTTFDPFRHPGTQAATPISINNNAFGLGNPSALNAAAQTLGSLSKSPTPAEMTTSKEKNVEIPEVIVGAILGNPYLQSTYTQFLQCAYPMGSVENVIDHHY
- the LOC1273071 gene encoding RNA-binding protein Pasilla isoform X6; the protein is MELFEATGTTTATTTTATNGGGDNYHFKTLVPSVAAGAIIGKGGETIASLQKDAGARVKMSKAHDFYPGTTERICLISGTVEGILAVLDFITDKIREKPDITKALTEADAKQAQERDKQVKILVPNTTAGMIIGKAGAYIKQIKEESGSYVQISQKPKDLTLQERCITIIGEKENNRIACKMILAKIVEDPSSGTCLNVSYADINGPVANFNPTGSPFAASQNPNFSSSTASLNSAISGPLPNAAATGLLVNGTGLNLSLNLGAPSPQTNPTVTTQLLDHIKSAMRQSGYSDTATAEVHAALGVLAKYGVLGIGVGLQNGTHSTTLGYLGMPEMQQSSAAAAAAASAATGVYGAVGQLNLDSYLHGAGTATPRTTAIDRYDPTTFDPFRHPGTQAATPISINNNAFGLGNPSALNAAAQTLGSLSKSPTPAEMTTSKEKNVEIPEVIVGAILGPAGRSLVEIQHISGANIQISKKGIFAPGTRNRIVTITGQQNAINVAQYLIEERISQEETKRACQTAANAAATNKTSAASVATVTQ
- the LOC1273071 gene encoding RNA-binding protein Pasilla isoform X12, whose product is MAADAAMDTTCPSPELGDSRKRPLDDGTDDGTSKRSHFSTNATGTTTATTTTATNGGGDNYHFKTLVPSVAAGAIIGKGGETIASLQKDAGARVKMSKAHDFYPGTTERICLISGTVEGILAVLDFITDKIREKPDITKALTEADAKQAQERDKQVKILVPNTTAGMIIGKAGAYIKQIKEESGSYVQISQKPKDLTLQERCITIIGEKENNRIACKMILAKIVEDPSSGTCLNVSYADINGPVANFNPTGSPFAASQNPNFSSSTASLNSAISGPLPNAAATGLLVNGTGLNLSLNLGAPSPQTNPTVTTQLLDHIKSAMRQSGYSDTATAEVHAALGVLAKYGVLGIGVGLQNGTHSTTLGYLGMPEMQQSSAAAAAAASAATGVYGAVGQLNLDSYLHGAGTATPRTTAIDRYDPTTFDPFRHPGTQAATPISINNNAFGLGNPSALNAAAQTLGSLSKSPTPAEMTTSKEKNVEIPEVIVGAILGNPYLQSTYTQFLQCAYPMGSVENVIDHHY
- the LOC1273071 gene encoding RNA-binding protein Pasilla isoform X13 — its product is MWPYGYPPEHNESKAIDAHLLTMFLQRKSPDAHIDPSRTVTQLNHAMELFEATGTTTATTTTATNGGGDNYHFKTLVPSVAAGAIIGKGGETIASLQKDAGARVKMSKAHDFYPGTTERICLISGTVEGILAVLDFITDKIREKPDITKALTEADAKQAQERDKQVKILVPNTTAGMIIGKAGAYIKQIKEESGSYVQISQKPKDLTLQERCITIIGEKENNRIACKMILAKIVEDPSSGTCLNVSYADINGPVANFNPTGSPFAASQNPNFSSSTASLNSAISGPLPNAAATGLLVNGTGLNLSLNLGAPSPQTNPTVTTQLLDHIKSAMRQSGYSDTATAEVHAALGVLAKYGVLGIGVGLQNGTHSTTLGYLGMPEMQQSSAAAAAAASAATGVYGAVGQLNLDSYLHGAGTATPRTTAIDRYDPTTFDPFRHPGTQAATPISINNNAFGLGNPSALNAAAQTLGSLSKSPTPAEMTTSKEKNVEIPEVIVGAILGNPYLQSTYTQFLQCAYPMGSVENVIDHHY